In Caldisericota bacterium, a single window of DNA contains:
- the guaA gene encoding glutamine-hydrolyzing GMP synthase, with product MMLKNFNKNIVIIDFGSQYTHLITKKVRGLGVYSEIVSPETKIDEIVSLKPKGIILSGGPCSVYEKDALFPNKEIFKLGIPVLGICYGFQLIVKMLGGRIARGTLGEFGRNEIKVVKKSLLFDSIPKRSIMWMSHNDYVDKMPAGFNITSISENGLIASIEEDNIFGLQFHPEVNHSEFGKEIISNFLFKICKVSPSWSISDFAVAKINEIRETAKESKVISGLSGGVDSSVATILASKALGKNLIPVFVDTGLLRKNEAIELLDVFRRDLRLKVLFVDAKKQFLDNLKGVSLPEKKRKIIGREFIKVFEKVAKDEGDIKYLVQGTLYPDVIESKKGGKYSAKIKSHHNVGGLPKNMKFVLIEPLRELFKDEVRVLGKELGIPEKILARHPFPGPGLAIRIIGKITEERLNTLREADYIFLEELSKAGLYDKVWQAFCVFLPVKTVGVMGDKRTYDSVIVIRIVQSSDGMTADWAKVPFDFLKKVSSRIINEVTSVNRVTYDISSKPPATIEWE from the coding sequence ATGATGTTAAAGAACTTTAACAAAAACATTGTAATAATTGATTTTGGCTCACAATATACGCATCTTATAACGAAAAAGGTGCGAGGGCTCGGAGTTTATTCTGAGATTGTTTCGCCTGAAACTAAGATTGATGAGATTGTTTCTTTAAAACCAAAAGGAATAATATTATCCGGTGGTCCTTGCAGCGTCTATGAAAAAGATGCTCTTTTTCCTAACAAAGAAATTTTTAAGCTAGGTATTCCCGTGCTTGGTATATGTTACGGTTTTCAGCTTATTGTTAAAATGCTTGGTGGAAGAATTGCGAGGGGTACACTTGGAGAATTTGGAAGAAATGAGATAAAAGTTGTTAAAAAATCTCTTTTATTTGATTCTATCCCCAAAAGAAGTATTATGTGGATGAGCCATAATGATTATGTCGATAAAATGCCAGCCGGGTTTAATATTACTTCGATAAGTGAAAACGGCCTTATTGCATCAATTGAGGAAGATAATATTTTTGGCTTACAGTTTCACCCGGAAGTTAACCATAGTGAATTTGGTAAAGAGATAATTTCCAATTTTTTGTTTAAAATATGTAAGGTTTCTCCTTCCTGGAGTATCTCTGATTTTGCAGTTGCTAAAATCAATGAAATTCGAGAAACTGCAAAAGAGAGCAAGGTTATATCAGGGCTTAGTGGTGGAGTGGATTCATCTGTAGCAACTATTCTTGCCTCAAAGGCGCTTGGTAAAAATTTGATTCCTGTTTTTGTTGATACTGGCCTTTTGAGAAAAAACGAAGCCATTGAACTTCTTGATGTTTTTCGCAGAGACTTGCGGCTTAAAGTGCTGTTTGTAGATGCAAAGAAACAGTTTCTTGATAATTTAAAAGGTGTTTCTTTGCCAGAGAAAAAAAGAAAAATAATAGGACGGGAATTTATAAAAGTATTTGAGAAAGTTGCTAAAGATGAGGGGGATATCAAGTATCTTGTTCAGGGTACGCTTTATCCGGATGTTATTGAGTCGAAAAAAGGAGGGAAATATTCCGCAAAAATTAAGTCACATCATAATGTTGGAGGCCTTCCAAAGAATATGAAGTTTGTTCTTATTGAGCCGCTTAGAGAATTGTTTAAAGATGAAGTGCGTGTGCTCGGAAAAGAGCTAGGTATCCCAGAGAAAATTTTAGCACGCCATCCGTTTCCGGGACCCGGACTTGCTATTAGAATTATTGGAAAAATTACCGAAGAGAGATTAAACACTTTGCGAGAAGCGGACTATATATTTTTAGAAGAACTGAGCAAGGCGGGTTTATATGATAAAGTATGGCAGGCCTTTTGTGTTTTTCTTCCGGTGAAAACAGTCGGTGTTATGGGTGATAAAAGAACATACGATTCAGTGATTGTTATAAGAATTGTCCAAAGTAGTGATGGGATGACGGCTGATTGGGCTAAGGTCCCATTTGATTTTCTGAAAAAGGTATCATCTCGTATTATCAATGAAGTGACAAGCGTGAACAGAGTTACTTATGATATTAGCTCGAAACCCCCAGCTACTATTGAATGGGAGTAG
- a CDS encoding IMP dehydrogenase, with translation MKNAPKITGLAFTFDDILIVPLYSAVLPQDVDTCTKLTRNIDLKIPFISAPMDTVTESKMAIEMARLGGVGVIHRNMKKEEEALQIKKVKKAKATKNCVLGKDDRLLVGGAVGVADGEISRVKYLVEVGCDFVVIDTSHGHSQRVGDFVKRVKDKFPDTDVIAGNVATEEGAFFLIKAGSDAVKVGIGPGSICTTRTISGAGVPQASAIMNVRLACQEKGIPMIADGGIKTSGDIVKAIGLGANSVMMGNIFAGCDESSSKLVEKEGVKYKYFRGMGSISALKKGSGDRYGGGAGVKMVAEGIEALTLYTGALKDVMFKLVWGLRSGMGYVGAKNIEELREKAKFYQITGMGLRESRAHDVKEL, from the coding sequence ATGAAAAATGCACCAAAAATTACTGGTTTAGCGTTTACTTTTGATGATATTTTAATTGTTCCCCTGTATTCTGCTGTATTACCTCAAGATGTGGATACATGTACGAAGTTAACAAGAAATATTGATTTGAAAATTCCTTTTATTTCTGCTCCTATGGACACAGTAACTGAAAGCAAGATGGCTATAGAAATGGCAAGACTTGGCGGGGTTGGAGTTATACACAGAAATATGAAAAAAGAGGAAGAGGCGCTTCAAATAAAAAAAGTGAAAAAAGCGAAAGCTACTAAAAATTGTGTACTTGGCAAAGATGATAGATTACTTGTCGGTGGCGCAGTAGGAGTTGCTGACGGGGAAATTAGCAGAGTAAAGTACTTGGTAGAGGTTGGATGCGATTTTGTTGTTATAGATACTTCTCATGGCCACTCACAACGAGTTGGGGATTTTGTTAAGCGTGTAAAGGATAAATTTCCTGATACAGATGTAATTGCAGGAAATGTTGCAACTGAAGAAGGTGCTTTTTTTCTGATTAAGGCAGGGAGTGATGCCGTCAAAGTGGGAATTGGTCCGGGATCAATATGTACTACTCGTACAATTTCTGGCGCTGGGGTTCCACAGGCTTCTGCTATTATGAATGTTCGTTTGGCATGCCAGGAGAAAGGCATTCCCATGATAGCTGATGGAGGTATAAAAACTTCCGGGGATATTGTTAAAGCTATTGGACTGGGAGCAAATTCTGTCATGATGGGAAACATTTTTGCGGGTTGTGATGAAAGTTCGTCAAAACTAGTGGAAAAAGAAGGAGTGAAATATAAATATTTTAGAGGAATGGGATCTATTTCTGCATTAAAAAAGGGAAGTGGCGATAGGTATGGCGGAGGTGCGGGGGTTAAAATGGTTGCTGAAGGAATTGAAGCTTTAACGTTGTATACTGGTGCTCTTAAGGATGTTATGTTCAAATTAGTGTGGGGGCTTCGTTCCGGTATGGGATATGTAGGAGCGAAAAATATTGAAGAACTGAGAGAGAAAGCAAAATTTTACCAAATTACTGGAATGGGTCTTAGGGAGAGCCGAGCGCATGATGTTAAAGAACTTTAA
- a CDS encoding arginine deiminase family protein, which translates to MAKNKENKLTEAIVSTPIHEYFHVKNLRRHNITSLPDKNKAIKQHNELKKTMQNFGCHIIDVKELKGHPNSIFVKDTAICTSNGYIKLRMGLISRREEEQWISKTLKSLNIPLIASLKEPATAEGGDVVLAGKIAFIGHSSRTNKEGTTAISHILSNMGYETRIANVPLPFLHIGGAMTALDNNCIVHCKQVFPDDFFKDFKEIEIPCNTFISGNVINLGKNEVIAEVSNTPLIRTLQENGFIVHSIDLSEFIKGTGGPSCLVLSVKRE; encoded by the coding sequence ATGGCTAAAAATAAAGAAAACAAACTAACTGAGGCTATTGTTTCAACCCCAATTCATGAATACTTTCATGTTAAAAACCTCCGTAGACATAATATAACGTCGTTGCCAGATAAAAATAAAGCAATAAAACAACATAATGAATTAAAGAAAACAATGCAAAATTTTGGATGCCATATTATTGATGTCAAAGAATTAAAAGGACATCCAAACTCGATATTTGTAAAGGACACAGCAATTTGCACATCAAATGGATACATTAAATTGAGAATGGGATTAATTAGCAGGAGAGAAGAAGAACAATGGATTTCAAAAACATTGAAATCTCTAAATATCCCGCTTATTGCATCTCTTAAAGAACCTGCTACTGCGGAAGGTGGTGATGTAGTATTGGCAGGAAAAATTGCATTTATTGGGCACTCATCAAGAACAAACAAGGAAGGAACAACAGCAATTAGCCATATCCTGTCAAATATGGGATATGAAACACGAATAGCCAACGTACCTTTGCCATTCTTACACATCGGTGGAGCAATGACCGCGTTAGATAACAACTGCATCGTTCATTGCAAACAGGTATTTCCAGATGACTTCTTTAAAGATTTTAAGGAAATAGAAATCCCCTGCAATACATTTATCAGTGGTAATGTTATTAATCTTGGAAAAAACGAAGTAATAGCAGAAGTATCCAACACACCACTTATCAGAACACTTCAAGAAAATGGTTTTATTGTTCACTCAATAGATTTGTCCGAATTTATAAAAGGAACAGGGGGACCAAGTTGCCTTGTTTTATCTGTAAAAAGGGAATGA